Proteins co-encoded in one Longimicrobiales bacterium genomic window:
- a CDS encoding diguanylate cyclase, with product MSSRKVLVYHSPRRHAAPPAATEFARAQDLDLLEIPDGADVIALVNRAFPVGILMDGDAEVDSIRLCRLLKADTFSAIVPVVMIVPSTQRERVWEAFEAGADEVLTDTMDMQEKLLRLRMMLHRAHRDVSVHPGTRLPGTAQIERDIAERMRSGQKFAVCYADLDHFKEYNDRYGYNEGDRVIRMLARILRDIVKAYEPDGFIGHIGGDDFIFNVSLKKMKVCCEEVISLFDELIPYQYTEADREAGYFLGRDRRGNILWVPLMTLSIGVVTNEIRTFTHTARVSELATEMKTFAKKQSGSIYAVDRRSDSDTPGQFGRAGEARDELEATTDS from the coding sequence TTGAGCTCGCGAAAGGTCCTCGTCTATCACTCGCCGCGACGGCATGCGGCGCCTCCGGCGGCCACCGAGTTCGCGCGGGCGCAGGACCTCGATCTGCTCGAGATCCCTGACGGCGCTGACGTGATTGCCCTGGTCAATCGTGCGTTTCCGGTCGGCATCCTGATGGACGGCGACGCGGAAGTCGACTCCATCCGCCTCTGCCGGCTCCTCAAGGCGGATACCTTCAGCGCCATCGTACCCGTCGTGATGATCGTGCCTTCGACGCAGCGCGAGCGCGTCTGGGAGGCGTTCGAGGCGGGGGCGGACGAGGTGCTGACCGATACGATGGATATGCAGGAGAAGCTGCTTCGCCTGCGCATGATGCTGCACCGGGCACACCGCGACGTCAGTGTGCACCCCGGGACGAGGCTGCCCGGCACCGCACAGATCGAGCGCGACATCGCGGAGCGGATGCGCAGCGGCCAGAAGTTCGCCGTCTGCTACGCGGACCTCGATCATTTCAAGGAGTACAACGACCGGTACGGCTACAACGAGGGCGACCGCGTCATCCGCATGCTCGCACGCATCCTGCGCGACATCGTGAAGGCGTACGAGCCGGACGGCTTCATCGGCCACATCGGTGGCGACGACTTCATCTTCAACGTCTCACTGAAGAAGATGAAGGTGTGCTGCGAGGAAGTGATCAGCCTGTTCGACGAGCTGATCCCGTACCAGTACACCGAGGCAGACCGTGAGGCCGGGTACTTTCTCGGACGCGACCGGCGTGGCAACATACTCTGGGTTCCGCTGATGACCCTGTCGATCGGTGTCGTGACGAACGAGATTCGCACGTTCACGCACACGGCACGGGTCAGCGAGCTCGCGACCGAGATGAAGACGTTCGCCAAGAAGCAGTCGGGCTCGATCTATGCCGTGGACCGCCGCTCGGATTCGGACACTCCCGGCCAGTTCGGCCGTGCCGGCGAAGCCAGGGATGAGCTGGAGGCAACGACGGACTCATGA
- a CDS encoding methyltransferase domain-containing protein, which yields MASEDCAALLRCPVCGAPMRVDSGSLRCVSRHTFDIAREGHVDLLPPGHGRHNIAGDTREMIAARTRVLESGLFDPLAECVSGLAATCLANAVRLRSADGEARDTAVVLDCGCGTGYYLGRIAQDAAQSPSRLCLLGTDISSAALRRAARTVRNGLFFRNDIAHRISVVDRAADLIINIFAPRNPQEFHRILHPRGTLLIVIPGAGHLAQLRARLPLLAVAPDKEQRLMASMHPLFDLVQDRTVRYDRALDTVQLLDLLRMTPSAWHLEQDAWRQAALLPALDVTLDFHVLELRPTASRGQ from the coding sequence ATGGCGAGCGAGGATTGTGCAGCCCTGCTGCGCTGCCCCGTCTGCGGCGCCCCCATGAGAGTGGACAGCGGCTCGCTCCGGTGTGTCAGTCGCCACACCTTCGACATCGCGCGCGAGGGTCACGTCGACCTGCTTCCCCCGGGCCACGGCCGGCACAACATCGCGGGGGACACGCGCGAGATGATTGCCGCACGCACGCGCGTCCTGGAGAGCGGCCTGTTCGATCCGCTGGCCGAGTGCGTGAGCGGGCTGGCTGCGACGTGCCTGGCGAATGCGGTCCGCCTGCGGTCTGCGGACGGAGAGGCGCGCGACACGGCCGTCGTTCTCGACTGCGGCTGCGGCACGGGCTACTACCTCGGCCGGATCGCCCAAGACGCCGCGCAGTCTCCGTCGCGGCTCTGCTTACTCGGTACCGACATTTCCAGTGCTGCGCTGCGGCGCGCCGCGCGCACCGTGCGAAACGGCCTTTTCTTCCGCAACGACATCGCGCACAGGATCTCCGTCGTCGATCGCGCCGCCGACCTGATCATCAACATCTTCGCGCCCCGAAACCCGCAGGAGTTTCATCGCATCCTGCACCCGCGGGGCACGCTGCTGATCGTCATTCCCGGCGCCGGTCACCTCGCCCAGCTCCGCGCCCGGCTTCCGCTCCTTGCCGTCGCGCCCGACAAGGAGCAGCGCCTCATGGCGTCGATGCACCCGCTGTTCGACCTGGTCCAGGACAGAACCGTGCGCTACGATCGCGCGCTCGATACCGTTCAGCTGCTGGACCTGCTGCGCATGACGCCCAGCGCATGGCACCTCGAGCAGGACGCGTGGCGCCAGGCCGCACTCCTGCCGGCCCTCGATGTCACGCTCGACTTCCACGTCCTGGAGCTGCGACCGACGGCTTCACGTGGCCAGTGA
- the era gene encoding GTPase Era, with product METTTRAGHIALVGRPNVGKSTLLNAFVGEKLSIVTPRAQTTRETVTGILTTGDAQLVFVDTPGLLEPRYALQRAMRTWALEALADADVVLLLLDATRPDELPDAEALEALGGRRHALIVVINKTDAASDDDVASLAAWSRAELDLEPHRLSAAGGQGVDELLRALTERLPASPFLYPEDELAVQSVRFFVTELIRETIFEEYEQEVPYSTAVRIEEYREASDPVYIRATIYVERDSQKQILIGRGGERIKRLGAQARQKIESFVGERVYLDLWVKPLANWRRKVGTLQYLGYPVPRDDADGH from the coding sequence ATGGAAACCACGACCCGTGCCGGCCACATCGCCCTGGTCGGCAGGCCGAACGTAGGCAAGTCGACGCTGCTGAACGCCTTCGTCGGTGAGAAGCTGAGCATTGTCACGCCGCGCGCGCAGACGACGCGCGAGACCGTGACCGGCATTCTCACCACCGGGGATGCGCAACTCGTATTCGTCGATACGCCCGGGTTGCTGGAGCCGAGGTATGCGCTGCAGCGGGCGATGCGGACGTGGGCGCTGGAGGCGCTGGCGGATGCGGACGTCGTGCTGCTGCTGCTGGATGCAACGCGGCCGGACGAGCTGCCCGATGCGGAGGCGCTGGAGGCGCTGGGCGGGCGCCGGCACGCGCTCATCGTCGTGATCAACAAGACCGACGCTGCGTCCGACGACGATGTTGCCTCACTGGCCGCATGGAGCCGTGCGGAGCTGGACCTGGAGCCGCACCGCTTGTCGGCCGCGGGCGGGCAGGGGGTGGACGAGCTGCTGCGGGCGCTTACGGAACGGCTGCCGGCGAGTCCGTTCCTGTATCCCGAGGACGAGCTGGCGGTGCAGTCGGTCCGCTTCTTCGTCACGGAGCTGATCCGCGAGACGATCTTCGAGGAGTACGAGCAGGAGGTGCCGTACTCGACGGCCGTGCGCATCGAGGAGTACCGGGAGGCCTCGGATCCCGTCTACATCCGCGCGACCATCTACGTGGAGCGCGACAGCCAGAAGCAGATCCTGATCGGCCGGGGCGGCGAGCGGATCAAGCGACTCGGCGCGCAGGCGCGGCAGAAGATCGAGTCGTTCGTCGGCGAGCGGGTGTACCTGGATCTGTGGGTCAAGCCGCTGGCGAACTGGCGCAGGAAGGTCGGTACACTGCAGTATCTGGGGTATCCCGTTCCGCGCGACGACGCGGACGGTCACTGA
- a CDS encoding Trm112 family protein, with amino-acid sequence MLDPQLLEILVCPKCKGDLEYRAEQNELVCHTCRLVYEVRDDIPIMLIDEAKPLG; translated from the coding sequence ATGCTGGATCCGCAACTGCTCGAGATCCTGGTCTGCCCGAAGTGCAAGGGCGACCTCGAGTATCGTGCCGAGCAGAACGAGCTGGTCTGCCACACCTGCCGCCTCGTCTACGAGGTGCGCGACGACATCCCGATCATGCTGATCGACGAGGCGAAGCCGCTCGGCTGA
- the rnr gene encoding ribonuclease R: MPLNPQQIVDYLRNEAGRPLKTKELARALEVEQSDYAEFRALLHRMEDEGLLYRVQRQRYAAPARINLVVGRFRSIRSGAGFVEPDEGGDDIFIPADAIESAVNGDKVVARIERRRRRERVEGTIIRVLERARERVVGVFQPAGPEDRPALFGFVVPNDKKLTRDVYIAAGSTRDARAGDIVVVSIADWGTSHRGPAGVVEEVIGPADAPGNDILAIVHGHELPLEFPEEVLAEARAISRRGIRPEDLEGRTDLRDRVVFTIDPADARDHDDALSIIAHEDGTHEVGVHIADVSFYVRPGSPIDIEALNRGTSVYLVDRVIPMLPHELSSDLCSLRPDEDRLAMSLLLRIDADGSVRSHSLVRSVIRSRHKLSYDEAQEVLNGARSIGPETDDALRRLHTLSLTLRAAREERGSIDFDLPEARVVLEESGEPADIQRVLRLESHRLIEDYMLLANETIARDAARRKLPIPYRIHEPPDTARIEQLRDFIGGFGLRLQGRGSPTPKQLQAVIEQVKDRPEEKLLSTVVLRSMRQARYSEENHGHFGLAAPHYAHFTSPIRRYPDLLLHRICASRFLGDDGGLLTADQIAPIAKLSSERERIAEAAERDSVELKKVQYMERHLGDEFSGTISDVRAFGFFVLLDDVFVDGLVHVSSMEDDYYAFHEDAYALVGQNTGRTFRLGDRVRVQVASVDREARRIDFIVLEREGAPVGARTGRARTGSRSSSARNDRPRTGPKGGGGRRGPAGAGGRRGGGRGRRK, encoded by the coding sequence GTGCCACTCAATCCACAGCAGATCGTCGATTACCTCCGTAACGAGGCAGGGCGCCCGCTCAAGACCAAGGAGCTGGCGCGTGCACTCGAGGTGGAGCAGTCCGATTACGCAGAGTTCCGTGCGCTGCTGCATCGCATGGAGGACGAGGGGCTCCTCTACCGGGTGCAGCGCCAGCGCTACGCGGCACCCGCCCGGATCAACCTGGTGGTCGGCCGCTTCCGCAGTATCCGCAGCGGCGCAGGATTCGTCGAACCGGACGAGGGCGGCGACGACATCTTCATCCCTGCCGACGCGATCGAGTCTGCCGTAAACGGCGACAAAGTGGTCGCCCGGATCGAGCGCAGGCGGCGGCGCGAGCGGGTGGAAGGCACGATCATCCGTGTGCTCGAGCGGGCACGTGAACGCGTGGTCGGCGTCTTCCAGCCGGCCGGTCCCGAGGACCGTCCTGCACTGTTCGGCTTCGTCGTGCCAAACGACAAGAAGCTGACCCGGGACGTCTACATTGCGGCGGGCAGCACGCGCGACGCCCGGGCGGGCGATATCGTCGTCGTGTCGATCGCCGACTGGGGCACCTCGCATCGGGGTCCTGCGGGCGTGGTCGAGGAGGTGATCGGTCCCGCCGATGCGCCGGGCAATGATATCCTGGCGATCGTTCACGGGCACGAGCTGCCGCTCGAGTTCCCGGAAGAGGTCCTGGCCGAAGCGCGTGCGATCAGCAGACGCGGCATCCGTCCGGAGGACCTGGAGGGGCGCACCGACCTGCGCGACCGGGTCGTATTCACCATCGACCCCGCGGACGCACGCGACCACGATGATGCGCTGTCCATCATCGCCCACGAGGACGGGACACACGAGGTGGGCGTGCACATCGCGGATGTCTCGTTCTACGTGCGGCCCGGTTCGCCAATCGACATCGAGGCGCTCAATCGGGGGACGAGTGTCTACCTGGTCGATCGCGTGATCCCGATGCTGCCGCATGAGCTGTCGAGCGATCTCTGCTCGCTGCGGCCCGACGAGGACAGGCTGGCGATGTCGCTGTTGCTGCGCATCGACGCGGATGGCAGCGTCCGCAGCCACTCGCTCGTCCGGAGTGTGATCCGCAGCCGGCACAAGCTCTCGTACGACGAGGCGCAGGAGGTACTGAACGGCGCACGTTCCATCGGCCCGGAGACCGACGACGCGCTGCGTCGCCTGCACACGCTCAGCCTCACCCTGCGTGCTGCGCGCGAGGAGCGGGGCAGCATCGATTTCGACTTGCCGGAAGCGCGGGTCGTGCTCGAGGAGAGCGGCGAGCCGGCCGACATCCAGCGCGTGCTGCGGCTCGAGTCGCACCGGCTGATCGAGGATTACATGCTCCTGGCGAACGAGACGATCGCACGGGACGCAGCCCGCAGGAAACTGCCCATCCCGTACCGCATCCACGAGCCGCCGGACACCGCGCGCATCGAGCAGCTCCGCGATTTCATCGGCGGCTTCGGCCTGCGCCTGCAGGGAAGGGGGAGTCCCACGCCAAAGCAGCTGCAGGCCGTGATCGAGCAGGTGAAGGACAGGCCGGAGGAGAAGCTGCTCTCCACTGTGGTGCTGCGCTCCATGCGCCAGGCGCGCTACAGCGAGGAGAACCACGGCCACTTCGGACTGGCCGCGCCGCATTATGCACACTTCACGTCACCCATCCGGCGCTATCCCGACCTGCTCCTGCACCGGATCTGTGCGAGCCGGTTCCTGGGCGACGACGGAGGGTTGCTCACGGCAGACCAGATCGCACCGATCGCGAAGCTGAGCAGCGAGCGCGAGCGCATCGCGGAGGCGGCCGAGCGCGACAGTGTGGAGCTGAAGAAGGTGCAGTACATGGAGCGGCACCTGGGCGACGAGTTCTCCGGTACGATCAGCGACGTGCGTGCATTCGGCTTCTTTGTGCTGCTCGACGACGTGTTCGTCGACGGCCTCGTGCACGTCAGCAGCATGGAGGACGACTACTATGCCTTCCATGAGGACGCATACGCGCTGGTCGGTCAGAACACGGGACGCACGTTTCGCCTCGGTGACCGGGTTCGCGTGCAGGTAGCGAGCGTGGACCGCGAGGCACGTCGCATCGACTTCATCGTGCTCGAGCGCGAGGGCGCGCCGGTGGGCGCGCGCACCGGCCGCGCTCGCACGGGAAGCCGCAGCAGCAGTGCCCGCAACGACCGCCCGCGCACGGGGCCGAAGGGCGGGGGCGGCAGGCGCGGTCCAGCCGGCGCGGGAGGCCGCCGCGGCGGTGGACGCGGTCGCCGGAAATGA